GCGCCACTTTCACCGCCACGTCCTCGAGTACGGGCCCTCGGACGAGAAGCAGGGGCCGCCGCAGGGCGGCGACGAAACGCCGGAACGCACGGGTGCGACGGTGCATCACTACGTCAAGCGCCACACCTTCCAGCTGCGcaatgccgagcgcaagctcaAGCTTGTCGCACAGAGTGAGCGCGAGATGGAGCAGTTTATCATGTCCATCAAGTGGGCCGCAGGGCGCAACCAGTTTGGGCAGCCGAACCGCTTCGGCAGCTTTGCACCGATCCGCCGCAAGGTCTGCGCACAGTGGCTCGTCGACGGGCGCGACTACTTTTGGGAAGTATCGGAAGCCATCAGTaatgcgcgcgagcgtaTCTATATTCACGACTGGTGGCTCTCGCCGGAAGTctacctgcgccgcccgggCACGAAAGAAtggcgcctcgaccgcctgctgcagcgcaaggcaGAAGAGGGTGTGCATATCTATGTCATCCTCTACAACGAGGTCTCGAACCAATTCACACCCACCGACTCGAGCTACTCCAAGCAGCGGCTCATGGCGCTCCACCCCAACATCTTTGTCCAGCGCTCCCCGTCGCACTTCCAGACCGGTACGCTGTACTGGGCGCACCACGAGAAGCTGTGCGTCGTAGACGAGATGGTCGCGTTCATGGGCGGATTCGACCTGTGCTTTGGACGCTGGGACACGTCGTCACACGCACTGATCGACGACCCGGTTGTCGACACAACGTTGGACCCTACCTTTATTGGGCCGgtgcacgacgagcacgaggcACAAGTGTGGCCTGGCCAGGACTATGCCaacgagcgcgtcgcggaaTGGCACACGCTGCACAAGCCGGACCTCGATATCATCCCGCGcgaccgcacgccgcgcatgccgtGGCACGACGTCGGGGTCCAAATGTTTGGGCAACCCGCGCGCGATCTCTGCCGCCACTTTTGCCAGCGCTGGAATatgctgctgcgcatcaAGAAGCACACCCGCAAGATGCCGTTCCTtatgccgccgcccgattTTACCCCCGCGGAAATTGAGCGGTACGGCGTCCAAGGGACGTGCGAGGTGCAGATctgccgctcggcggggCCGTGGAGCCTCAACACGCCCAAGACAGTGGAGCACTCGATCCAGAATGCGTACCTCAAGACGATTCAGATGAGCGAGCACTTTATCTACATCGAGAACCAGTTCTTTGTCACGTCCACGGCGATGGACGGCGTCCAGATCGAGAATAAAATTGGTCTCGCAttggtcgagcgcatcgtccgcGCACACCGCGAAGGCACGCCGTGGCGGGCGATGATTGTCATTCCGCTCACGCCAGGCTTCCCGATGGAGTACGACCACCCCGAGAGTGGGTCGGTGCGTATCATCCAAATGCTGCAGTACCTCTCGATTTCGCGTGGGCCCAACAGCATCTTTAGTCGCTtgctgcgtgccggcgtCGATCCGCACGACTATATCCACTTTTTCTCGCTGCGTGGTTGGGgccagctgcgcaacgGCCAGTTGTGCACCGAGCAGGTGTACATCCACGGCAAGATGATGATTGCGGACGACCGCACCGTGATCATGGGCAGCGCCAACATCAACGAGCGCAgccagcgcggcgatcgcgacTCGGAGCTGGcgtgcgtcgtgcgcgacgaggacatGATCGACTCGACGATGGCTGGCGAGCCTTACAAGGTCGGCCGGTTTGCCCACACGCTGCGTGTGCGCATGAtgcgcgagcacgtcggcgtGGATGTCGACCATGCCGAGTTgaatgcgctgcagcgcgacgaaGGACCCCCGCGGACACCACGCGTgttcgccgccgacgagcaggcgccgagtgcgcggtcacggcgaggcgcacgggGCGCGTTCCAGCCGCCGTTCCCTGCGCCCGAGATCCCCCAGGATGCTTTTGAAGACCCCCTTTCGCACGAATTTTACAACAATATATGGCTCGCGGCAGCCGATTACAACACGGCCGTTTTCCGGCGCATTTTCCAATGCAtgcccgacgacgagatcAAGACGTGGGCGGCGTACAAGCACGCGACCGCATGGAGctcgcgcctcgtgcgctcGCAGTGGCAGCGCCCCCGCAACGGCGagtcggtcgacgaggcgcagtgGGCGGGCGCCTCCGAGGGCCCCGACAGCGATGCCTTTactgcgcgcgaggtggaCCAAATGATTGCGTTGCTGCACACGTGCTGTGGCCATCTCGTGCATCATTCATTGCAGTTCCTGGAGCAGGAGGCTGCTGCGAGCAACTTCCTTTTCCCTATGGACCAGATCAACCCGCTCGTGGTCTTTGACTAATTAGAAAAGTAGTCGATATTGAAGCTACCAAAACAGTTCGCTGTTTACTTCTGGATGAAAGCCTTGAGGGCCTCCATCGACATCGACTTGGGGCGCTCGATCGGGAGACCGAGGATGCGATCGAACACGA
This sequence is a window from Malassezia japonica chromosome 5, complete sequence. Protein-coding genes within it:
- the SPO14 gene encoding phospholipase D (COG:I; EggNog:ENOG503NX5P), with the protein product MSDVRQETEGDAAPAADARRFRLPRWNAEENTGESANPDRNTSNTQGQAARARVKLQSLMRLRNAGKEPEATAAPLSVMGEMQLGLLPVAMLKLHMDRDERKNPRIPVLLQQIRAKITDTIHPPHSGHTLYRIELDYCAGLMQWVIYREARDFVSLHTYFRTQSVKGTLGRTATFRGGSDNDAGLPSFPKSVFSGMLPLQRGLRQDGESNERGAASERETRETLEAYLARLMQSVQFKPQVNRLCRFLELSTMAVQMANMQGELGKQGYLQIKSKSSRKESLSLKRLGEQYRVPKWFIVRESYIVIVEHQHSMQVHDVFIMDQEFQVTQGRHFHRHVLEYGPSDEKQGPPQGGDETPERTGATVHHYVKRHTFQLRNAERKLKLVAQSEREMEQFIMSIKWAAGRNQFGQPNRFGSFAPIRRKVCAQWLVDGRDYFWEVSEAISNARERIYIHDWWLSPEVYLRRPGTKEWRLDRLLQRKAEEGVHIYVILYNEVSNQFTPTDSSYSKQRLMALHPNIFVQRSPSHFQTGTLYWAHHEKLCVVDEMVAFMGGFDLCFGRWDTSSHALIDDPVVDTTLDPTFIGPVHDEHEAQVWPGQDYANERVAEWHTLHKPDLDIIPRDRTPRMPWHDVGVQMFGQPARDLCRHFCQRWNMLLRIKKHTRKMPFLMPPPDFTPAEIERYGVQGTCEVQICRSAGPWSLNTPKTVEHSIQNAYLKTIQMSEHFIYIENQFFVTSTAMDGVQIENKIGLALVERIVRAHREGTPWRAMIVIPLTPGFPMEYDHPESGSVRIIQMLQYLSISRGPNSIFSRLLRAGVDPHDYIHFFSLRGWGQLRNGQLCTEQVYIHGKMMIADDRTVIMGSANINERSQRGDRDSELACVVRDEDMIDSTMAGEPYKVGRFAHTLRVRMMREHVGVDVDHAELNALQRDEGPPRTPRVFAADEQAPSARSRRGARGAFQPPFPAPEIPQDAFEDPLSHEFYNNIWLAAADYNTAVFRRIFQCMPDDEIKTWAAYKHATAWSSRLVRSQWQRPRNGESVDEAQWAGASEGPDSDAFTAREVDQMIALLHTCCGHLVHHSLQFLEQEAAASNFLFPMDQINPLVVFD